The following proteins are encoded in a genomic region of Candida albicans SC5314 chromosome 4, complete sequence:
- a CDS encoding uncharacterized protein (Ortholog in S. cerevisiae is localizedto the bud, mating projection tip, and associates with ribosomes; Spider biofilm induced), with protein MAIFRSKSSANKKPRSANDIDIKISSHDAEHYKMHTANVHDPILSAVQEAQPFEQAVKRVDDDDPSGRRPSYLSQNSHDLKDIFGQPINQTDMSNPTRSRNERPLDTIRGFEYAITGDVSFRDQLETNRLGWGFHEDFPYYNLNGQNNNNNNAQEGVGNSFSRPVINFDEQPVYQAGNYSASSLQADQNNTKKKKRGLFGRKK; from the coding sequence ATGGCTATATTTagatcaaaatcatcagCTAATAAAAAACCTCGATCAGCTAATGATATAGATATAAAGATTTCATCACATGATGCCGAACATTATAAAATGCATACGGCTAATGTTCATGATCCAATTTTATCTGCGGTTCAAGAAGCTCAACCATTTGAACAAGCAGTTAAAcgtgttgatgatgatgaccCTTCAGGGAGAAGACCATCATATTTATCGCAAAATTCTCATGATTTAAAAGATATTTTTGGTCAACCTATTAATCAAACAGATATGTCAAATCCTACTCGATCAAGAAATGAACGTCCTTTAGATACTATTAGAGGATTTGAATATGCTATTACTGGTGATGTAAGTTTCCGAGATCAATTGGAAACTAATCGATTAGGTTGGGGTTTTCATGAAGATTTTCcttattataatttgaatggacaaaataacaacaacaacaatgccCAAGAAGGTGTTGGAAACTCTTTTAGTAGACCAGTGattaattttgatgaacAACCTGTATATCAAGCAGGTAATTATAGTGCTAGTAGTTTACAAGCTGatcaaaataatactaaaaagaaaaagagaggTTTATTTGGtagaaagaaataa